In the Flagellimonas sp. HMM57 genome, one interval contains:
- a CDS encoding carboxypeptidase-like regulatory domain-containing protein, with the protein MRSRLFFLLLVATIFSTNAQQTSVKQLKGKVFSKGKDVVGVVVQNITTKNAVITDMDGNFSIAVQRNDTLVFSAVQFRRKVLPVTEDILNTNFVTVPLEEFVNELKEVVVRPFDLSGDLGKDIGGLQLEKDVSAEALGLPNAHSKIPTQSERKLQQATFGKFNVAMILSPPLDPIINAITGRTKMLKNRVKVDETYARTQRVQDFYIDSLFISTLKIPAGRIDDFMYFCEVDDEFQKAVDSKDRLRILDYLVLKSRAYRENNDLD; encoded by the coding sequence ATGAGGAGTAGGCTCTTTTTCTTGTTGTTGGTTGCAACTATATTTTCGACCAATGCCCAACAAACCAGTGTAAAACAATTAAAAGGAAAAGTATTTAGTAAAGGTAAGGACGTTGTTGGGGTAGTGGTCCAGAACATAACTACCAAGAATGCGGTAATAACCGATATGGATGGAAACTTTTCCATTGCAGTACAGCGTAACGATACTTTAGTTTTTTCTGCTGTGCAGTTTAGGAGAAAGGTACTGCCTGTTACCGAGGACATTTTAAATACAAATTTTGTGACCGTTCCTTTGGAAGAATTTGTGAACGAACTGAAAGAGGTCGTTGTAAGGCCTTTTGATCTATCGGGAGATTTAGGGAAGGATATCGGTGGATTACAACTTGAAAAAGATGTAAGTGCTGAAGCTTTGGGACTGCCCAATGCCCATAGCAAAATACCGACCCAAAGCGAACGTAAACTGCAACAGGCAACTTTTGGAAAGTTCAATGTCGCCATGATACTCAGTCCTCCCTTGGACCCTATAATCAATGCCATTACCGGGCGTACCAAAATGCTCAAGAACAGGGTGAAAGTAGACGAGACCTATGCACGGACCCAACGGGTTCAAGATTTTTATATAGATTCTCTTTTTATAAGTACCTTAAAAATCCCTGCTGGGCGTATAGATGATTTTATGTATTTCTGTGAGGTGGACGACGAATTTCAAAAAGCTGTTGATTCCAAAGACCGTTTGCGAATATTGGACTATCTGGTTCTAAAAAGCAGGGCGTATCGGGAAAACAACGACTTAGATTGA
- a CDS encoding DUF6702 family protein, with product MRKSFLLALVLLPLLSFTLHKFYVSVTNINYSEKNASFQITSRIFIDDLEAVLEERYDINPELATQNEAKVADEYIEKYFRAKFAVALNGEIRAYSFLGKKYDNDVVICYLELTDVDFSTLKSISVQNEILTDMFEEQKNIVHFKWKDQKKSFVLIRENNKGMLNF from the coding sequence ATGAGAAAAAGTTTTTTGCTTGCACTGGTGTTGCTTCCATTATTAAGTTTCACACTCCATAAATTTTACGTAAGCGTCACCAATATCAACTATTCCGAAAAGAATGCCTCCTTTCAGATTACAAGTCGAATCTTCATAGATGATTTGGAGGCTGTTTTGGAAGAACGGTATGACATAAACCCAGAACTTGCTACGCAAAACGAGGCAAAGGTCGCTGACGAATATATAGAAAAATATTTCAGGGCAAAATTTGCCGTTGCATTAAATGGTGAAATCAGGGCCTATTCTTTTTTGGGCAAAAAGTATGACAACGATGTCGTCATTTGTTATTTGGAACTTACAGATGTTGATTTTTCTACCTTAAAATCGATTTCGGTACAAAATGAGATTTTAACCGATATGTTCGAGGAACAAAAAAACATAGTCCACTTTAAATGGAAAGATCAAAAGAAAAGTTTTGTATTGATCAGGGAGAATAATAAAGGAATGTTAAACTTCTAA
- a CDS encoding carboxypeptidase-like regulatory domain-containing protein, which yields MKGKIVAKGNDITGVTVQNITFQRAIVTDTEGNFSIAVRLNDTLVFSAVQFKRKIVPVTNELLRTDFVLVPLEEFVNKLKEVIVQPYHLSGRLDTDIDGLQLQKDVSAEAIGLPNAEVKIISQSENKLHDADHGPYARLMSKDLLPTLSINLNKILNRINGKTKMLKKRIALDKAYTSVQQIEDIFIDSLLVGHLKIPEKRFYDFIYFCEMDERFDDLTHQNDELKFWQFLMDRSKAYRHNNGLD from the coding sequence TTGAAGGGCAAGATTGTTGCCAAAGGAAATGACATTACTGGGGTCACGGTTCAAAACATCACATTTCAACGTGCCATTGTAACGGATACTGAAGGAAATTTTTCCATAGCGGTACGGCTCAATGATACTTTAGTGTTTTCCGCTGTACAGTTTAAGAGAAAAATAGTACCAGTTACCAACGAGCTTTTACGTACGGATTTTGTCTTGGTGCCTTTGGAAGAATTCGTAAATAAACTAAAGGAAGTTATAGTACAGCCTTATCATCTTTCTGGAAGGTTGGATACAGATATTGACGGGTTACAATTGCAAAAAGATGTTAGCGCCGAGGCTATTGGGCTCCCTAATGCCGAAGTCAAGATTATTTCGCAAAGTGAAAACAAATTACATGATGCCGACCATGGTCCTTATGCGCGACTGATGTCAAAAGATTTATTGCCTACCCTGTCCATTAATCTCAATAAGATTCTAAATAGAATCAACGGAAAAACCAAAATGTTGAAGAAACGTATTGCTTTGGATAAAGCTTATACATCGGTACAACAGATTGAAGATATCTTTATAGATTCTTTACTTGTTGGTCATTTAAAAATTCCTGAAAAGCGTTTTTATGACTTTATCTATTTTTGCGAAATGGATGAGCGCTTTGATGATTTGACCCATCAAAATGACGAACTAAAGTTTTGGCAGTTTTTAATGGATAGAAGTAAGGCATACCGCCATAACAATGGGTTGGATTAA